One genomic window of Cololabis saira isolate AMF1-May2022 chromosome 3, fColSai1.1, whole genome shotgun sequence includes the following:
- the si:dkeyp-69b9.6 gene encoding Krueppel homolog 1 isoform X3, whose product MFQFGKYNLDIIEMLSGHQAHQFKGLGLDRQLQHQQQVQLHQHQLQQQQQQQAESSGALLSGLGLGPLQGSRGYHDDHRSQGNPSPCYSGASPCGSGMAGPALRKAPLAPTLHPHSQGHNQHHHPQQQPHLPLSSLLDDTEDDVTSSVNNAISAITAASNNGNRGDDRGDIIGGLLGGLGLGPLGSPSSTSGLDKNFRGGGSQEAMSSNQQNPTAKPKRPRKPRAKKDPAAGGQPPKRRQYTPRMGPSGLPRTHLCSVCGKGFARRETLRRHDRIHTGEKPHHCTICGKYFREAFHLSKHQTVHSGAKNYKCTICGKEFGYSQSLRRHSKLHQKGELEEVPTTPAPENLNSFNPNPQCSVAQDRSQNQAPSTSSYYPYSQDVKPQDTNPQQQPLPPPQPPPPPRLYTCAICWKSFRHHFHLTAHHQTVHENGGEKLFCCDVCGKAFAYSNSLTRHKQSQHGMTRGEPSNPQEGSSGSGDNRGSDVNQSTSESEAATNALLQMAPSTESHGGQGLSVVTHSHQQPPPQPPAGYSPLFYDAAGAQSSASNAPSYSQPLPPNSTIMPPQHPHSPAGVKGEHIYPAGSRSRTLHTTAPFQPLTELPSTEHHHLHHHHHHSHHHSHHQSDIQPHQHFDCNIQLPHDEMRRHKKKKKKSDRRDWRENKWESNELVIFDGAKRKKKISCTIRGQLNKKKGSLRLTIRRGGGSGGGGYKLVNTGGMKVQILSSLKVPVKRFGCPICPNSVFSRKAGLLIHMVVKHPQKALSTQERLRCSVCGKQSYRPLAAFIHRASHRARGTFSCRHCSYSFWNATLLHRHKVSCRRRAKGLQRGDAKRLKLSKKPGGTHTHEGHDEMPFLQGSYRC is encoded by the exons ATGTTCCAATTTGGAAAATACAATCTGGACATTATAGAGATGCTAAGTGGGCATCAGGCCCACCAATTCAAAGGCCTTGGTTTAGATCGACAGCTACAACAtcagcagcaggtgcagcttcACCAGCATcaactccagcagcagcagcagcagcaggctgaGTCTTCTGGAGCCCTTCTGTCTGGACTTGGCTTGGGCCCCCTGCAGGGGTCTAGAG GCTACCATGATGACCACCGTTCTCAAGGTAATCCATCTCCATGCTACTCTGGTGCCTCCCCCTGTGGAAGTGGGATGGCGGGCCCAGCTCTGAGAAAGGCACCCTTGGCCCCAACACTGCATCCACACTCACAGGGCCACAACCAGCACCACCATCCACAGCAACAGCCCCACCTGCcactctcttctcttcttgatGACACAGAGGATGATGTCACTAGCTCTGTCAATAACGCAATCTCTGCTATAACAGCAGCTAGTAACAATGGAAATAGAGGGGATGATAGGGGAGATATCATAGGAGGCCTTCTGGGTGGTCTTGGCTTAGGACCCCTCGGCTCACCTTCATCTACATCTGGTTTGGATAAGAATTTCAGAGGTGGTGGGAGCCAGGAGGCTATGAGCAGTAACCAACAGAATCCTACTGCCAAACCAAAACGTCCTCGCAAACCAAGAGCTAAGAAAGACCCTGCAGCTGGTGGGCAGCCACCAAAACGTAGGCAATACACCCCCAGAATGGGGCCCAGTGGGCTTCCACGCACTCATCTTTGCAGTGTCTGTGGTAAGGGATTCGCACGACGTGAGACCCTACGCAGGCACGACCGCATCCATACTGGAGAAAAGCCCCATCACTGCACCATTTGTGGAAAGTATTTCAGAGAGGCTTTTCACCTGAGCAAGCATCAAACAGTCCACTCCGGAGCAAAGAATTACAAATGCACCATCTGTGGAAAAGAGTTTGGTTACTCCCAGAGTCTCAGGAGGCACAGCAAACTCCATCAGAAAGGGGAGCTCGAAGAAGTCCCCACAACACCAGCTCCAGAGAACCTCAACAGCTTTAACCCAAATCCTCAATGTAGCGTGGCACAGGACAGaagtcagaaccaagcaccaAGCACCTCCTCCTACTATCCCTACTCTCAAGACGTCAAGCCTCAAGACACCAACCCTCAGCAACAACCTCTACCCCCACCACAGCCCCCACCACCACCTCGACTCTACACTTGTGCTATATGTTGGAAGTCTTTCCGTCACCACTTCCATCTGACTGCCCATCACCAGACAGTTCATGAAAACGGCGGTGAAAAGCTCTTCTGCTGTGACGTATGTGGGAAAGCATTTGCTTACTCTAATAGCCTCACTCGACACAAGCAGTCTCAGCACGGGATGACCCGGGGCGAACCATCCAACCCGCAAGAGGGCAGCAGTGGGTCTGGAGATAACAGAGGAAGTGATGTTAATCAGTCGACATCTGAAAGCGAGGCTGCCACCAATGCCCTGCTTCAGATGGCACCTTCCACTGAAAGCCATGGAGGTCAGGGCCTTAGTGTTGTCACTCATAGCCACCAACAGCCACCCCCGCAACCACCAGCTGGCTACTCTCCCCTCTTTTATGATGCTGCAGGAGCCCAGTCTTCTGCCTCTAATGCTCCATCTTATTCTCAGCCTCTGCCTCCCAACTCTACAATCATGCCTCCACAACACCCGCATTCCCCGGCCGGGGTGAAAGGAGAGCACATTTATCCAGCAGGATCCCGTAGCCGCACGCTTCACACCACAGCCCCGTTCCAGCCCCTCACGGAACTGCCTTCCACCGAACATCACCATCtgcatcaccatcatcatcactccCACCATCATTCTCATCATCAGTCAGACATCCAGCCCCACCAACACTTTGACTGCAATATCCAGTTGCCACACGATGAAATGAGACgacacaagaagaaaaaaaaaaagtccgaCAGGAGAGAttggagggaaaataaatgggAATCTAATGAGTTAGTCATATTTGATGGAgccaaaaggaagaaaaagataaGTTGTACAATAAGAGGGcagttgaataaaaaaaaaggctctCTTCGTTTGACAATTAGGCGAGGTGGAGGATCAGGTGGTGGTGGGTATAAGCTTGTCAACACTGGAGGAATGAAAGTGCAGATCCTGTCATCTCTCAAAGTTCCCGTTAAACGTTTTGGATGTCCCATATGCCCCAATTCTGTGTTTTCCCGTAAAGCGGGACTTCTGATCCACATGGTAGTTAAACACCCACAAAAGGCCTTGAGCACTCAGGAGCGGCTAAGGTGTAGTGTGTGTGGGAAGCAGTCTTACAGGCCTTTGGCAGCCTTCATCCATCGGGCCTCCCATCGCGCCAGAGGGACTTTCTCCTGCCGACACTGCTCCTATAGCTTTTGGAATGCTACGCTTCTTCACAGGCACAAAGTGTCCTGTCGACGCAGGGCTAAAGGACTGCAGAGAGGAGATGCTAAGAGGCTGAAACTCTCCAAAAAACCtggaggcacacacacacatgaaggtCATGACGAGATGCCATTCCTACAGGGGTCATACAGATGCTGA